A genomic region of Oncorhynchus mykiss isolate Arlee chromosome 4, USDA_OmykA_1.1, whole genome shotgun sequence contains the following coding sequences:
- the LOC110522532 gene encoding uncharacterized protein C14orf132, whose amino-acid sequence MDLSFMAAQSVMAGAFMDSPNDDDSTDHSLFNSSASVHAASMAAHDQPEREPMSRDAIWLWIAITATIGNIVVVGVVYAFTF is encoded by the exons ATGGATCTCTCATTTATGGCTGCGCAG TCGGTCATGGCGGGGGCCTTCAtggactcacccaatgatgacGACAGCACGGACCACTCACTTTTCAACTCCTCGGCCAGCGTCCACGCCGCCTCTATGGCGGCCCATGACCAGCCGGAGCGGGAGCCCATGTCCCGCGACGCCATCTGGCTTTGGATTGCAATCACCGCCACCATAGGGAACATTGTGGTCGTGGGAGTGGTGTACGCTTTCACTTTCTGA